The region CCGCGCGAGAGCACGTGCGCGAGGTCCGTCGAGGCCAGCGTGCTGAACATCAGGGCCGGCGCGCAGATCGTGAACGACAGCGTCGCCAGGGTCTGCCGGGCACCGGCCCCGCCGTCACCGCCCCGGTGACCCGCCCCGTCGCGCGCGATCCCGCGGGGAAGACCGCGGCCGGCCAGCAGACCGGTCCGCTGGATCACCCAGCCGAGCGCGACCACGCAGGCCATGGAACCGATGGCAGTCAGGACGGGCAGCACCCGTGCACCCTGTCACGCTCACCGGGACGACGTCGGGAGCGTCCACGGGGCACCCAGCTCCGTGAACGTGCGCTGCTCGCGCGCTGCGCGCTCGCACCACTCGACGACGTCGCGCACCACGGGGTGCCGCGCGTCCCCCTCGGGATTTCCCTGCCCGACGCCGCCGGGCCCGCCCGGCCCGCCCGCGACCGGAGCGACCCCGTCCACCCATTCGACGAACGCGTCGCCCACGGGCGCCGGGTCCGGCGCGGTGCGCACGGCCTCCAGGACCTGCATGAACGCGCCGGTGTCCCGGACGTCGCACAGCAGCCGCTCGTCGCCCGCCCGGGCGCGCAGCAGGTTCTCCAGCAGGCCGGTCCGCTCGTACTGCTTCTCGGCGACCACGCGCCCGGTGCGCAGCCGCACCAGGTCGCGCTCGTACTCGTACTCGATCTCGCCGTCGGTGCCCTGCACGATGACGCGGGCCGGCGTGCGCTCCGGTGCGCACAGCGTGAGTCCGAACCCGTACCGCGTGCCGTCCGTGCCCACGGCCCGGAGCGACGAGGTGTCGTCGGCCTCGATCGGGTTGGCCCGCCACAGGTCCGTGTTCACGTACGCGAGGTCCGTGCTGGTCCGGGCGCCGCCCACGCGCAGGGCGCTGGCCACGGCGTGCGCCAGCGGGTTGGTGACGACGCCGTCGACCACGGCCCGGTCGCCCATGCGCCGCCGTCCCGCCCACGACGAGCGCGTCCAGTACGCGGCGGTCCGTACCCAGGTGCCGACGGCGCCGATCCCGGTCACCTGCCCCACCTCGCCGCGCGCGATCATGTCGGCGACGGCGGGCAGCGCGTGCGACCCGAAGGTCTGGAAGCCCACCTGGCACATCCGCCCGGTCCGCTCGACGACGGCGACGAGCTCGGCGTGCTCCGCCAGGCTCGCGGTGGTCGGCTTCTCCAGCAGCACGTCGATCCCGGCCTCCAGCGCGGCGCGCGCGAGCGGCAGGTGGGTGTGGATCGGCGTGGACAGCACGACGACGTCGGGCAGCGCGTCGGCGCCGGCCGAGAGCAGGTCGCCCAGGCTCGCGAACCACGACGCGGGGGCGTCGTCCGGTTCCCGCGGGTCGACGACGGCGCTCAGCCGCGCCAGCCCCCGGTGCTCCAGCTCGGCGACCGCCCGCAGGTGGGAGCCGCCGTGGCCGTGGATGCCCACCACGGCGACCTTGGGCAGGCTCACCGCCGGCCGCCGTCGGTCAGGTCGGCGGCGAGAGCCTCGGCCGCGGCCGCCGTGAGCTCGGTGTCCAGCAGCACCGCGACGAGGTCGAGCTGCACGGCGCCGCCGTCGGGCACGACGAGCGGAGCGTCCCAGGCGAGCGCCGGGCAGGCGCCCGGGTACTCGGCCGAACGCAGGAACCACGGCCGCACCTGGCCCGGCTGCACCAGCAGGAGCGTCGTGGAGCGGCCGCCCTGCTGCTGCACGAACGCGACCCACGGCGACGTGCTGCCGTGCGCCCGGTTCTCGCCCGTACCCGCGGCCGACAGCACCGTGGTGCTCTCGGCGATCGGCAGGCGCCAGAACAGGCCGCCGTACCCGGCGCCCGGCCGCCCGTTGGTGGCGGGCGAGCGGATCTCCAGCGGGCCGTGGTCGGCGTGCAGCGTGGAGCGCCAGTCGAGCACCCAGCCGGGGGCCGCGTCGGAGCCCGGGGCCAGGGGGAGCAGGCGCGCCGAGATGCGGCGCTCCTCGCGGAGCTGCGGCTCGCCGTGCTCGTCGGACCACAGCACGTCCTCGACCAGGGTCTCGCCGGCGGCCCTGAGAGCGCCCGGGGCGCTCGAAGAACCAACCAAGGGCTCCACCCGGAGCCCCGCCGACGTCTGCCGGCCGTGGTTCTTCAGCAGCGTCGGGCCCACGTCCTCGATGAACGTGCGCCCGCCCCAGTGGCTCGTGCCGTTCACGTCGGGCACGGCGATGCCCACGCCGTAGTGGTGCCGGTGGTCCACCGGGCTCACGTCGGTGAGCGGGGTGCCCGCCAGGGTGTGCACGGGGTGCAGGTACGGCCGCCGGGCGTGCACCTTCGGCATGCGCTCGCCGCCGTCGCGGCGCACCAGCTCCAGGCCGTCGCCGCAGGTCAGGACCACGGCGTCGGCGGCGGGATCGGTAGGCACCGACCAGACCGGCGCGGCGGTGGGCGGCACGGTGGGCACCTCCTCCGGCTGCGCGACGGCGAGATCGTCGTCGGTGATGTGCACGCGTTCCGGCCCCTGCGGCACGGGGCCGGTGCTGCCGCGCACCTCCAGGCTGGGTGTGAACCGTGCAGAGCGTGCGGGGTGGGCGTCGTCGTCGATCACGGCGTGCAGCTCCCTCCAGGCATGTCGGCCGAGCTCGGCCTGTGGCACCGCGACCGTCGTCAGCGCGGGTGTGGCGTAGCGGGACAGCTCGATGTCGTCGAAGCCGGCCACCGAGATGTCGGCGGGCACGGCCACCCCGGCCTCGTTCAGGCCGGCGAGCAGCCCGAACGCGACGAGGTCGTTGAAGGCCACGGCCGCGGTGGCGCGGGTGGCGAGCACGGCGGGCGCGGCGGCGTGGCCGGCCTGGATGTCCGGCCCGGCGGGCAGGTCGAGGATCTCCAGGTCGGCGTGCCGCTCCCGGACCCGTGCCAGGCCGGCGCGGCGCAGCTCGTCGGACGCGCTGCGCACGGGCCCGCCCAGGTAGACCATGCGGCGGTGGCCGAGCGCCACGAGGTGCTCGACCACCTGGACGGCGGCGTCCTCGTAGTCCACGACCAGGCTGGGCGCGGACCCGCCGGTCTCGCGGTTGACCAGCACCACGGGCTCGACGTCGGCGATGAGCGCGCTGAGCTCGGCGTCCCCGATGCGGGGCGAGACGAGCACGAGGGCGTCGCAGCGCATCCGCGCCTCCAGGGCGATGGCGCCCTCCTGCTGGTCGTCCTCGACGGTGTCCGCGACGAGCACGC is a window of Promicromonospora sukumoe DNA encoding:
- a CDS encoding DUF6807 family protein; the protein is MGSGSVRGAGQRRAVATIGDVAAAAKVSRATVSRVMNGRSTVDATIAERVRTAAAELSYRPSNAARSLALGRTQTVALVVPDLGNPVFQQILRGVMDGAAEDGYRVLVADTVEDDQQEGAIALEARMRCDALVLVSPRIGDAELSALIADVEPVVLVNRETGGSAPSLVVDYEDAAVQVVEHLVALGHRRMVYLGGPVRSASDELRRAGLARVRERHADLEILDLPAGPDIQAGHAAAPAVLATRATAAVAFNDLVAFGLLAGLNEAGVAVPADISVAGFDDIELSRYATPALTTVAVPQAELGRHAWRELHAVIDDDAHPARSARFTPSLEVRGSTGPVPQGPERVHITDDDLAVAQPEEVPTVPPTAAPVWSVPTDPAADAVVLTCGDGLELVRRDGGERMPKVHARRPYLHPVHTLAGTPLTDVSPVDHRHHYGVGIAVPDVNGTSHWGGRTFIEDVGPTLLKNHGRQTSAGLRVEPLVGSSSAPGALRAAGETLVEDVLWSDEHGEPQLREERRISARLLPLAPGSDAAPGWVLDWRSTLHADHGPLEIRSPATNGRPGAGYGGLFWRLPIAESTTVLSAAGTGENRAHGSTSPWVAFVQQQGGRSTTLLLVQPGQVRPWFLRSAEYPGACPALAWDAPLVVPDGGAVQLDLVAVLLDTELTAAAAEALAADLTDGGRR
- a CDS encoding Gfo/Idh/MocA family protein — its product is MSLPKVAVVGIHGHGGSHLRAVAELEHRGLARLSAVVDPREPDDAPASWFASLGDLLSAGADALPDVVVLSTPIHTHLPLARAALEAGIDVLLEKPTTASLAEHAELVAVVERTGRMCQVGFQTFGSHALPAVADMIARGEVGQVTGIGAVGTWVRTAAYWTRSSWAGRRRMGDRAVVDGVVTNPLAHAVASALRVGGARTSTDLAYVNTDLWRANPIEADDTSSLRAVGTDGTRYGFGLTLCAPERTPARVIVQGTDGEIEYEYERDLVRLRTGRVVAEKQYERTGLLENLLRARAGDERLLCDVRDTGAFMQVLEAVRTAPDPAPVGDAFVEWVDGVAPVAGGPGGPGGVGQGNPEGDARHPVVRDVVEWCERAAREQRTFTELGAPWTLPTSSR